A genome region from Armatimonadota bacterium includes the following:
- a CDS encoding Zn-ribbon domain-containing OB-fold protein — translation MARPRLSRETPAAPPRAPRGTPLSDEEMARASVASWTPALEYAWDAGEAISRFLAGLRDGRILGVRCRACGRTVTPPRVFCELDFRPMDEWVELPDTGTINTFSICYITWDMKPLRRPQIPAVIEIDGTSPRGGFLHLIGGVRGRTVEEIRRQIAVGTPVRAVWKPAARRTGAITDILHFAPVKSHVRP, via the coding sequence ATGGCCCGGCCCCGCCTGTCCCGCGAGACGCCGGCGGCGCCTCCCCGCGCTCCCCGGGGCACGCCCCTCAGCGACGAGGAGATGGCGCGGGCGTCGGTGGCGAGCTGGACGCCGGCCCTGGAGTACGCGTGGGATGCGGGGGAGGCGATCTCGCGCTTTCTGGCGGGCCTGCGGGACGGGCGGATCCTGGGGGTCCGCTGCCGGGCGTGCGGGCGCACGGTCACCCCGCCCCGGGTATTCTGCGAGCTGGACTTCCGCCCCATGGACGAGTGGGTGGAGTTGCCCGACACCGGGACCATCAACACCTTCTCCATCTGCTACATCACCTGGGACATGAAGCCGCTGCGCCGCCCGCAGATTCCGGCGGTCATCGAGATTGACGGCACCTCCCCCCGCGGGGGATTCCTGCACCTGATCGGGGGTGTGCGGGGACGCACGGTGGAGGAGATCCGCCGCCAGATCGCGGTGGGCACGCCGGTGCGGGCGGTGTGGAAGCCGGCCGCGCGGCGCACCGGCGCCATCACCGACATCCTGCACTTCGCCCCGGTGAAAAGCCATGTCCGCCCCTGA
- a CDS encoding thiolase domain-containing protein — translation MGRRPRRRVAVVGAGMTLFMRRALETGKELAYYAASQALESAGVRLRDVQAVVMATAPDAFDGVHMKGEWLLDGAGGVRRPYLRAYVGGGSGVFSIISGWSLVASGLCDLALVVAEEKMSSCQPHPQAAFLTIFDHILERPLGPNLLWIFALEQQRYMAAYGIRNEDIALVSVKNKRNALAHPCAQVAADLTVRDVLASEVVAWPVHRLMVSPVSDGAAAVVLAAEDLAPRLTDRPVWIQGVGWSLDTSYWGNRDLAYPRYVERAARMAYAMAGITEPRRQIHIAEPYDPFAYKELHHLEGLLLADRGKAPEDLAAGRFDRTGELPSCPSGGLMGVGNPIAAAGLMKVCELFWQLRQEAGARQVPGNPERGVAQAWGDLMQIGTVVVLGVR, via the coding sequence ATGGGGCGCAGGCCGCGGCGGCGGGTGGCGGTGGTGGGGGCGGGTATGACTCTGTTCATGCGCCGCGCTCTGGAGACCGGCAAGGAACTGGCCTACTACGCCGCCTCGCAGGCTCTGGAGTCGGCCGGCGTCCGGCTCCGGGACGTCCAGGCCGTGGTGATGGCCACGGCGCCCGACGCCTTCGACGGGGTGCACATGAAGGGCGAGTGGCTGCTGGACGGCGCCGGGGGGGTCCGCAGGCCCTACCTGCGCGCGTACGTGGGCGGGGGATCCGGGGTCTTCAGCATCATCAGCGGCTGGTCGCTGGTGGCCTCGGGCCTGTGCGACCTGGCGCTGGTGGTGGCCGAGGAGAAGATGAGCAGCTGCCAGCCCCACCCCCAGGCGGCCTTCCTGACCATCTTCGACCACATCCTGGAACGCCCCCTGGGTCCCAACCTGCTGTGGATCTTCGCCCTCGAGCAGCAGCGCTACATGGCCGCCTACGGCATCCGCAACGAGGACATCGCCCTGGTCTCGGTCAAGAACAAGCGCAACGCCCTGGCCCACCCCTGCGCCCAGGTGGCGGCGGACCTGACGGTGCGGGACGTCCTGGCCTCGGAGGTGGTGGCGTGGCCGGTCCACCGCCTGATGGTCAGCCCGGTCAGCGACGGCGCCGCCGCGGTGGTCCTGGCCGCCGAGGACCTGGCCCCGCGCCTGACCGACCGCCCGGTGTGGATCCAGGGCGTGGGGTGGTCGCTGGACACGTCGTATTGGGGCAACCGGGACCTCGCCTACCCCCGCTACGTGGAGCGGGCCGCCCGGATGGCCTACGCGATGGCGGGGATCACCGAACCGCGCCGCCAGATCCACATCGCCGAGCCCTACGACCCGTTTGCCTACAAGGAACTGCACCACCTGGAGGGGCTTCTGCTGGCGGACCGGGGCAAGGCCCCCGAGGACCTGGCGGCCGGCCGTTTCGACCGCACCGGCGAGCTGCCGTCCTGCCCGTCCGGGGGCCTGATGGGTGTGGGCAACCCCATCGCTGCCGCGGGGCTGATGAAGGTCTGCGAACTGTTCTGGCAGCTCCGCCAGGAGGCGGGCGCCCGGCAGGTCCCCGGCAACCCGGAGCGCGGGGTGGCGCAGGCGTGGGGGGACTTGATGCAGATCGGCACCGTGGTCGTCCTGGGGGTGCGCTGA
- a CDS encoding acetyl-CoA acetyltransferase — MTDRVAIVGVGATPPRPVSADRSYREMVFEAASRAYADAGLTAADVDSVVSVAEDFHEGTSITDEYVPDQLGAVLRPVHTVAADGLGGVAAAVALIRSGIADRVVVEAHAKASNVRRPGQVLALALDPIYERLPGISPHYVAGMEMRRYLHETGTPEQAVAMVVVKNRRHALAHPAAAFGALLDPEAVRASLPVCEPLREMHISPAADGAVVLVLASAEAAAHSPRPVWIRGIGWASDTPWLATRGWAQASYAALAAEMAYRMAGMSDPAREIRFAEVDDTYAYKELQHLEAVRLAAPGEAARMVLEGETRRGGRLPVNPSGGSLGLGHCYDASALYRVVEAVRQIRGEAGPVQVAGATVGLVVSWRGIPTQSGGVLVLGAA; from the coding sequence GTGACCGACCGCGTGGCCATCGTGGGCGTGGGGGCCACGCCGCCGCGTCCCGTCTCGGCGGACCGGTCCTACCGCGAGATGGTCTTTGAGGCGGCCTCCCGGGCGTATGCCGACGCCGGGCTGACCGCCGCCGACGTCGACAGCGTCGTCAGCGTCGCCGAAGACTTCCACGAAGGTACCAGCATCACCGACGAGTACGTCCCCGACCAGCTCGGCGCGGTGCTGCGCCCGGTGCACACCGTGGCCGCCGACGGCCTGGGGGGAGTGGCGGCGGCGGTGGCCCTCATCCGCAGCGGGATCGCCGACCGGGTGGTGGTGGAGGCGCACGCCAAGGCCAGCAACGTCCGCCGTCCCGGGCAGGTCCTGGCCCTGGCCCTGGACCCCATCTACGAGCGCCTCCCGGGCATCAGCCCCCACTACGTGGCCGGAATGGAGATGCGCCGCTACCTGCACGAGACCGGCACCCCCGAGCAGGCCGTGGCGATGGTGGTCGTGAAGAACCGGCGGCACGCCCTGGCCCATCCCGCCGCGGCGTTCGGCGCGCTGCTGGACCCCGAGGCGGTGCGGGCGTCGCTGCCGGTGTGCGAGCCGCTGCGCGAGATGCACATCAGCCCGGCGGCGGACGGGGCGGTGGTCCTGGTCCTGGCGTCGGCCGAGGCGGCTGCCCACAGCCCCCGCCCCGTGTGGATCCGCGGCATCGGGTGGGCCTCGGACACGCCCTGGCTGGCCACCCGCGGCTGGGCACAGGCATCCTACGCCGCGCTGGCTGCCGAGATGGCCTACCGGATGGCGGGCATGTCCGACCCCGCCCGCGAGATCCGCTTCGCGGAAGTGGACGACACCTACGCCTACAAGGAGCTCCAGCACCTGGAAGCCGTCCGCCTGGCCGCCCCGGGAGAGGCGGCGCGGATGGTGCTGGAGGGGGAGACCCGCCGCGGGGGGCGGCTGCCGGTCAACCCCTCCGGGGGCAGCCTGGGCCTGGGACACTGCTACGATGCCTCGGCCCTGTACCGGGTGGTCGAGGCCGTCCGCCAGATCCGGGGAGAGGCCGGACCGGTGCAGGTGGCGGGTGCCACCGTGGGGCTTGTGGTCTCCTGGCGGGGGATCCCCACCCAGAGCGGCGGGGTGCTGGTCCTGGGAGCGGCGTAG
- a CDS encoding acyl-CoA dehydrogenase: protein MDFRLTDEHRMVQAAVREFATRDVLPRAAELDQTGAFPADLIRRAASLGLMGMTVPEEYGGAGLDAISYVIAQEELARASAGLQTIITVNNSLVCDPLVRFGTEEQKRRYLPRLCSGASLGCYCLTEPAAGSDAMALQTTARRDGDTWVLRGTKVFVTNGVEADVCIVYARTGPEPGGRGLSAFIVEKGAPGIAVGKVEKKLGITCSSTAEIVLDDCRVPADSLLGEVGMGGRIALSTLDGGRLGIAAQAVGIARAALEEATAYAATRRQFGRPIAEFQAIQFALADMATRIEAARLLLYRAAYLRQQGLRHTREASMAKLYASETAMWAAHRAVQIFGGYGYVRDYPVERYFRDAKITEIYEGTSEIQRLVIARHLLQNP, encoded by the coding sequence ATGGACTTCCGGCTGACCGACGAACACCGGATGGTCCAGGCTGCGGTGCGGGAGTTCGCCACCCGGGACGTCCTGCCCCGGGCCGCCGAGCTGGACCAGACCGGTGCATTTCCCGCCGACCTGATCCGCCGCGCCGCCAGCCTGGGTCTGATGGGCATGACCGTGCCGGAGGAGTACGGCGGCGCCGGGTTGGACGCCATCAGCTACGTGATCGCCCAGGAAGAGCTGGCGCGGGCGTCCGCCGGCCTGCAGACCATCATCACCGTGAACAACTCCCTGGTGTGCGACCCCCTGGTCCGCTTTGGCACCGAGGAGCAGAAACGCCGGTACCTGCCGCGGCTGTGCTCGGGGGCGTCCCTGGGATGCTACTGCCTCACCGAGCCCGCGGCGGGTTCGGACGCCATGGCCCTGCAGACCACCGCCCGCCGCGACGGCGACACCTGGGTCCTGCGGGGCACCAAGGTGTTCGTCACCAACGGGGTGGAGGCCGACGTGTGCATCGTGTACGCCCGCACCGGCCCCGAGCCGGGCGGGCGGGGCCTGTCGGCGTTCATCGTGGAGAAGGGCGCCCCGGGCATCGCCGTGGGCAAGGTGGAGAAGAAGCTGGGGATCACCTGCTCGTCCACGGCCGAGATCGTCCTGGACGACTGCCGGGTGCCCGCCGACAGCCTCCTGGGGGAGGTGGGGATGGGCGGGCGCATCGCCCTGAGCACCCTGGATGGGGGACGCCTGGGCATCGCCGCGCAGGCGGTGGGGATCGCCCGGGCCGCCCTGGAGGAAGCCACCGCCTACGCCGCCACCCGGCGCCAGTTCGGCCGACCCATCGCCGAGTTCCAGGCCATCCAGTTCGCGCTGGCCGACATGGCCACCCGCATCGAGGCCGCCCGGCTGCTCCTGTACCGGGCAGCCTACCTGCGCCAGCAGGGGCTCCGCCACACCCGGGAGGCCTCCATGGCCAAGCTGTACGCCTCGGAGACCGCCATGTGGGCGGCCCACCGGGCGGTCCAGATCTTCGGCGGGTACGGGTACGTGCGGGACTATCCGGTGGAGCGGTACTTCCGGGACGCCAAGATCACCGAGATCTACGAGGGGACGTCGGAGATCCAGCGGCTGGTGATTGCCCGCCACCTGCTGCAGAACCCGTAA
- a CDS encoding electron transfer flavoprotein subunit beta/FixA family protein, with protein sequence MRVVVCIKQVPDTEAPIRIRPDGAGIDESGLSFVMNYYDEHATEAGLRLREQFGGTVTLVSVGPERARDALRTGLAMGADEAILVCDPRLDAADHLGVARVLAAVIRTLSWDVVICGKISTDDNAGIVGPALAEYLGVPQATAIARLEVDASGSRAEVHREVEGGVEVLEVPLPAVLTVERSLNEPRYPSLPGIMKAKRTPIRTLTLADLGLDAPAARTVLTRLEPPPARRAGRILQGEPDEVVREIVRFLREQAKVL encoded by the coding sequence GTGCGCGTCGTCGTCTGCATCAAGCAGGTGCCGGACACCGAGGCGCCCATCCGCATCCGCCCCGACGGTGCCGGGATCGACGAGTCGGGGCTGTCTTTCGTGATGAACTACTACGACGAGCACGCCACCGAGGCCGGCCTGCGGCTGCGGGAGCAGTTCGGAGGCACCGTGACCCTGGTGAGCGTGGGACCCGAGCGGGCCCGGGACGCCCTGCGCACGGGGCTGGCCATGGGCGCCGACGAGGCCATCCTGGTCTGCGATCCGCGCCTGGACGCGGCCGACCACCTGGGGGTGGCGCGGGTGCTGGCGGCAGTGATCCGCACCCTTTCCTGGGATGTGGTGATCTGCGGCAAGATCAGCACCGACGACAACGCCGGGATCGTGGGGCCCGCCCTGGCCGAGTACCTGGGGGTCCCCCAGGCGACGGCCATCGCCCGCCTGGAGGTGGATGCCTCGGGCTCCCGGGCGGAGGTCCACCGCGAGGTGGAAGGAGGCGTGGAGGTCCTGGAGGTGCCGCTGCCGGCGGTCCTGACGGTGGAGCGCAGCCTCAACGAGCCGCGCTATCCGTCGCTGCCGGGCATCATGAAGGCCAAGCGCACCCCCATCCGCACCCTGACCCTGGCAGACCTGGGCCTGGACGCGCCGGCCGCCCGGACAGTCCTGACCCGCCTGGAGCCCCCGCCGGCCCGCCGGGCGGGGCGGATCCTCCAGGGTGAGCCTGACGAGGTCGTGCGGGAGATCGTGCGGTTCCTGCGGGAGCAGGCGAAAGTCCTCTGA
- a CDS encoding electron transfer flavoprotein subunit alpha/FixB family protein: MGADVWVLVEHSQGRPTRLSLELLTCGRGLARETGGRLVAVVPGHRVEDASRVVAERGADLVLSADHPVLEPYTTDAYAAVLAEAVREQDPAVLLVGSTAQGRDLAPRLAARVQAGVVTDCTSVAVRDGALVATRPMYTRKAIATVRVEGAGPRIAVVLPAMYPVAPPADRPGEVRPWPVRLEASSLRTRVKEIRALSRDTVPLAEADVVVSGGRGMRGPENFALLEALARELGGAVGSSRPPVDSGWVPHDYEIGQTGKTVSPQVYIACGISGAPQHLAGMSGSKFIIAINKDPNAPIFQVADLGVVGDLFDIVPRLTEAVRAAKASA, translated from the coding sequence ATGGGTGCGGACGTGTGGGTACTGGTCGAGCACAGCCAGGGGCGGCCCACGCGCCTCAGCCTGGAACTGCTGACCTGTGGCCGCGGGCTGGCGCGGGAGACGGGAGGGCGCCTGGTGGCCGTGGTACCCGGGCACAGGGTGGAAGATGCGTCGCGGGTGGTGGCCGAGCGGGGCGCCGATCTGGTCCTGAGCGCCGACCACCCCGTGCTGGAGCCCTACACCACCGACGCCTACGCCGCGGTGCTGGCCGAGGCGGTGCGGGAACAGGATCCCGCCGTCCTCCTGGTGGGCAGCACGGCCCAGGGCCGGGACCTGGCCCCCCGGCTGGCGGCGCGGGTGCAGGCGGGCGTCGTCACCGACTGCACGTCGGTGGCCGTGCGGGATGGCGCCCTGGTGGCCACCCGTCCCATGTACACCCGCAAGGCCATCGCGACGGTGCGGGTGGAGGGGGCCGGACCGCGGATTGCCGTGGTCCTGCCGGCGATGTACCCGGTGGCACCGCCCGCGGACCGGCCCGGCGAGGTGCGCCCCTGGCCCGTGCGCCTGGAGGCATCGTCCCTGCGGACCCGGGTGAAGGAGATCCGCGCCCTCAGCAGGGACACGGTGCCGCTGGCGGAAGCGGACGTGGTGGTCAGCGGGGGCCGCGGCATGCGGGGGCCGGAGAACTTTGCCCTGCTGGAGGCCCTGGCCCGCGAGCTGGGAGGGGCGGTGGGGTCGTCGCGGCCCCCGGTGGACTCGGGATGGGTGCCCCACGACTACGAGATCGGGCAGACGGGCAAGACCGTGAGCCCCCAGGTGTACATCGCCTGCGGCATCTCGGGAGCCCCCCAGCACCTGGCGGGGATGTCCGGGTCGAAGTTCATCATCGCCATCAACAAGGACCCCAACGCGCCCATCTTCCAGGTGGCGGACCTGGGCGTGGTGGGCGACCTGTTTGACATCGTCCCCCGGCTCACCGAGGCCGTGCGGGCCGCCAAGGCGTCGGCCTGA
- a CDS encoding methylmalonyl-CoA mutase family protein, giving the protein MSTSEEIARLARERRRWEETTLAESLARQPERPVRFATLSEAEVARLYTPEDLPGFDYLRDLGFPGEYPFTRGIHPTMYRGRLWTMRQFAGFGSAEDSNRRFHYLLAQGQTGLSVAFDMPTLMGYDSDHPRARGEVGREGVAVDTVLDMEILLRDLPLDRVTTSMTINAPANVLLAMYIVAAERAGYRWDQLGGTTQTDILKEFIAQKEWIVPPRPSMRLIQDMLVFGTRHLPRWNVLSISGYHMREAGATAVQELAFTLADGIAYVQAGIEAGLDVDAFAPRLSFFFDCHNDFFEEIAKFRAARRLWARIMRERFRARHPRSWWLRFHTQTAGVSLTAQQPLNNIVRVALQALAAVLGGTQSLHTNSMDETYALPTEEAVTVALRTQQIIAYESGVTHTVDPLGGSYYVEALTNRMEAEAEAYIRTIDEMGGMVRAVELGFPQREIAEASYRYQQQLERKERIIVGVNEFVVPEERPIPILRIDPEVERRQIERLRRVRAERDARRARAALDALARAAEGSGNTMEAVVECVRAHCTLGEICDVFRAVYGEYREPAII; this is encoded by the coding sequence GTGTCGACATCCGAGGAGATCGCCCGGCTGGCCCGGGAGCGCCGGCGGTGGGAGGAGACTACCCTGGCCGAGTCCCTGGCGCGGCAGCCCGAGCGGCCGGTGCGCTTTGCCACCCTGTCGGAGGCCGAGGTGGCCCGCCTGTACACGCCCGAGGACCTGCCGGGTTTCGACTACCTGCGCGACCTGGGCTTTCCCGGGGAATATCCGTTTACCCGCGGCATCCATCCCACCATGTACCGGGGCCGGCTGTGGACCATGCGCCAGTTCGCCGGATTCGGGTCGGCCGAGGACAGCAACCGGCGCTTCCACTATCTGCTGGCCCAGGGCCAGACCGGCCTGTCGGTGGCGTTTGACATGCCCACCCTGATGGGCTACGACTCCGACCATCCCCGGGCTCGGGGGGAGGTGGGCCGGGAAGGGGTGGCGGTGGACACGGTGCTGGACATGGAGATCCTGCTCCGGGATCTGCCCCTGGACCGGGTCACCACCTCCATGACCATCAACGCGCCGGCCAACGTGCTGCTGGCCATGTACATCGTGGCCGCCGAGCGGGCGGGGTACCGGTGGGACCAGCTGGGTGGGACCACCCAGACCGATATCCTCAAGGAGTTCATCGCCCAGAAGGAGTGGATCGTGCCCCCCCGGCCGTCGATGCGGCTGATCCAGGACATGCTGGTGTTCGGCACCCGCCACCTGCCCCGGTGGAACGTGCTGAGCATCAGCGGCTACCACATGCGGGAGGCCGGCGCCACCGCCGTGCAGGAGCTGGCGTTCACCCTGGCCGACGGCATCGCCTACGTGCAGGCCGGCATCGAAGCGGGGCTGGACGTGGACGCCTTCGCGCCGCGGCTGTCGTTCTTCTTCGACTGCCACAACGACTTCTTCGAGGAGATCGCCAAGTTCCGGGCTGCCCGGCGCCTGTGGGCGCGGATCATGCGGGAGCGCTTCCGGGCCCGCCACCCGCGCTCGTGGTGGCTGCGCTTCCACACCCAGACCGCCGGGGTGTCGCTGACGGCCCAGCAGCCCCTGAACAACATCGTGCGGGTGGCCCTGCAGGCGCTGGCGGCGGTCCTGGGCGGCACCCAGTCCCTGCACACGAACTCCATGGACGAGACCTATGCGCTGCCCACCGAGGAGGCGGTGACGGTGGCCTTGCGCACCCAGCAGATCATCGCCTACGAGAGCGGCGTCACCCACACGGTGGATCCCCTGGGCGGGTCCTACTATGTGGAGGCCCTCACCAACCGCATGGAGGCCGAGGCCGAGGCCTACATCCGCACCATCGACGAGATGGGCGGGATGGTGCGCGCGGTGGAGCTGGGCTTCCCCCAGCGGGAAATCGCCGAGGCCAGCTACCGCTACCAGCAGCAGCTGGAGCGCAAGGAGCGCATCATCGTCGGGGTGAACGAGTTCGTGGTGCCGGAGGAGCGGCCCATTCCCATCCTGCGGATCGACCCCGAGGTGGAGCGCCGGCAGATCGAGCGCCTCCGCCGGGTCCGGGCCGAGAGGGACGCCCGGCGGGCCCGCGCGGCCCTGGACGCCCTGGCGCGGGCGGCGGAGGGGTCGGGGAACACCATGGAGGCCGTGGTGGAGTGCGTCCGGGCCCACTGCACCCTGGGGGAGATCTGCGACGTCTTCCGGGCCGTGTACGGGGAGTACAGGGAGCCGGCGATCATCTAG
- a CDS encoding cobalamin B12-binding domain-containing protein, translating into MAASTVRILIAKPGLDGHDRGAKVVARALRDAGYEVIYTGLHQTPEMIVNAAIQEDVDAIGLSILSGAHMTLLPRVVELLRERGADDIVVFAGGIIPEEDIPALRAAGIREVFLPGTSLQSIVQWVATHVRPRGVAA; encoded by the coding sequence ATGGCGGCATCCACCGTGAGGATCCTCATCGCCAAGCCGGGCCTGGACGGGCACGACCGCGGGGCGAAGGTGGTGGCCCGGGCGTTGCGGGACGCCGGGTACGAGGTGATCTACACCGGGCTGCACCAGACCCCGGAGATGATCGTCAACGCCGCCATCCAGGAGGACGTGGACGCCATCGGGTTGTCCATCCTGTCCGGCGCCCACATGACCCTGCTGCCCCGGGTGGTGGAGCTGCTCCGGGAGCGGGGAGCCGACGACATCGTCGTGTTCGCCGGCGGGATCATCCCGGAGGAGGACATCCCCGCGCTGCGGGCGGCGGGCATCCGCGAGGTGTTCCTGCCCGGCACGTCCCTGCAGTCCATCGTCCAGTGGGTGGCCACCCACGTCCGGCCCCGCGGCGTGGCCGCCTGA
- a CDS encoding tRNA (adenine-N1)-methyltransferase: protein MRTGPLQEGEPVLLVDRKARRYLITLRRGATSDLRGGKLHHDHLIGTSEGRVVRSTRGEAFLLVRPTLAEFVLEMPRGAQIIYPKDLSAILLAADIYPGASVLEAGTGSGALTMTLLRAVGPAGRVYSYEVRPEFARRAAQNIAAYLGPQDHLVLRQQDVYAGIPDAPLDRVILDVPEPWRVVPHAAAALRPGGILVSYVPTVPQTARTVDELQRCGQFALIETFETLVRPWEIAGPSVRPAHRMVAHTAFITTARRVLEPLSV from the coding sequence GTGCGCACGGGACCCCTGCAGGAGGGCGAGCCGGTCCTGCTGGTGGACCGCAAGGCGCGCCGGTACCTCATCACCCTGCGCCGGGGCGCCACCTCGGACCTGCGCGGGGGAAAACTGCACCACGATCACCTCATCGGCACCTCCGAGGGCCGCGTGGTGCGCTCGACCCGGGGAGAGGCGTTCCTGCTGGTGCGTCCCACCCTGGCCGAGTTCGTCCTGGAGATGCCCCGGGGCGCCCAGATCATCTACCCCAAGGACCTCAGCGCGATCCTCCTGGCGGCCGACATCTACCCCGGAGCGTCGGTCCTGGAGGCGGGCACCGGCTCCGGCGCCCTGACCATGACGCTGCTGCGGGCCGTGGGGCCGGCAGGCCGGGTGTATTCCTACGAGGTGCGCCCTGAGTTTGCCCGCCGGGCCGCCCAGAACATCGCCGCCTACCTCGGTCCGCAGGACCACCTGGTGCTGCGGCAGCAGGACGTGTACGCGGGCATCCCCGACGCGCCGCTGGACCGCGTGATCCTGGACGTGCCCGAGCCCTGGCGGGTGGTGCCCCACGCCGCCGCCGCGCTGCGGCCGGGAGGCATCCTGGTCTCCTACGTTCCCACGGTTCCCCAGACGGCGCGCACGGTGGACGAGCTACAGCGCTGCGGCCAGTTCGCGCTGATCGAGACCTTCGAGACCCTGGTGCGGCCCTGGGAGATCGCCGGCCCCAGCGTGCGCCCGGCCCACCGCATGGTGGCCCACACGGCCTTCATCACCACCGCCCGACGGGTCCTGGAACCTCTGTCTGTCTAG
- a CDS encoding SLC13 family permease — protein sequence MPVSAVLTLAILTGAAAVLIWGRWPPEVVALAATLLLVLGGVLDVPAAMAGFGSPALAAIAAVYVISAGLERAGVASALARGILRATGNHEVRLILLFCGAAGLLSGVMNSVGAMAVLLPAAVAAARQAGISPSRLLLPLALGTRLGGNLTLISGPSNLLASQLLSDAGHRPLGLFEFLPLGTAFLVTGVAYLALVGRRWLPDRGPSPGEEARLADVYRLAERLHALRISPASPLVGRTLGDSDLGRRMGLTVLAIVRGGRRIAAPSRDERLEAGDILVVAGRLDDPSQTDALRAAGLEVLDDLPEGALDGADAQLAELVLAPRSALEGRTVREVGFRERYGLTVVAVWQEGRPRRSGLADRPLRVGDALLVQGRRDRIAQLRRDPDFLVLGSQRADVRPDRAPWALASLAVLAVAATAGLPIVVATWLAAALIVLSGCLSADDLLQAVDWRVVVFTGALLPVGTALQATGAARALAGAALGVAGGGALAALATVVVVSVILNQVMPSVAATAVLVPVALQVAGALALSPHALAMAVIAGTGTTVTPLGNPVNLMVMGPGGYRMADYLRVGLPLAAVLTVVSLAVIPLAWPLR from the coding sequence GTGCCCGTCTCCGCCGTCCTCACCCTGGCCATCCTGACCGGCGCCGCGGCCGTCCTGATCTGGGGGCGGTGGCCACCGGAGGTGGTGGCGCTGGCCGCGACCCTGCTGCTCGTCCTCGGCGGCGTCCTCGACGTGCCGGCGGCGATGGCGGGGTTCGGATCTCCGGCGCTGGCCGCGATCGCGGCAGTGTACGTCATCAGCGCCGGCCTGGAGAGGGCCGGCGTCGCCTCCGCCCTCGCCCGGGGGATCCTGCGGGCCACCGGCAACCACGAGGTCCGCCTGATCCTGCTGTTCTGCGGAGCGGCGGGCCTGCTGTCGGGCGTCATGAACAGCGTCGGCGCGATGGCCGTCCTGCTGCCGGCAGCTGTGGCGGCGGCCCGGCAGGCCGGCATCAGCCCCTCGCGGCTGCTGCTGCCCCTGGCCCTGGGCACGCGCCTGGGCGGCAACCTCACCCTCATTTCCGGACCCAGCAACCTGCTGGCCAGCCAGCTGCTGTCCGACGCGGGGCACCGCCCCCTGGGGCTGTTCGAGTTCCTTCCGCTGGGCACGGCGTTTCTGGTCACCGGTGTGGCCTATCTGGCCCTGGTGGGGCGGCGCTGGCTGCCGGATCGCGGGCCCTCGCCCGGGGAGGAAGCCCGGCTGGCCGACGTCTACAGGCTGGCGGAGCGGCTGCACGCCCTGCGCATCTCGCCTGCCTCACCCCTGGTCGGCCGCACCCTGGGCGACAGCGATCTGGGTCGCCGCATGGGGCTGACGGTCCTGGCGATCGTCAGGGGCGGTCGGCGGATCGCCGCTCCCTCCCGGGATGAGCGGCTGGAGGCGGGCGACATCCTGGTGGTGGCCGGCCGGCTGGACGATCCGAGCCAGACCGACGCCCTCCGGGCCGCCGGCCTGGAGGTGCTGGACGACCTGCCCGAAGGCGCCCTGGACGGGGCGGACGCGCAGCTGGCCGAGCTGGTCCTGGCCCCGCGGTCCGCGCTGGAGGGGCGGACGGTGCGCGAGGTCGGTTTCCGGGAGCGGTACGGCCTGACGGTGGTGGCCGTCTGGCAGGAGGGCCGGCCCCGGCGCAGCGGCCTGGCGGACCGTCCCCTCCGCGTCGGCGACGCGCTGCTGGTCCAGGGCCGGCGGGACCGGATCGCCCAGCTGCGCCGCGATCCCGACTTCCTGGTCCTGGGCTCCCAGAGGGCCGACGTCCGCCCGGACCGGGCGCCGTGGGCGCTGGCGTCTCTGGCGGTCCTCGCGGTGGCGGCGACGGCCGGCCTGCCCATCGTGGTGGCCACCTGGCTGGCGGCCGCCCTCATCGTGCTGAGCGGCTGCCTGTCCGCCGACGACCTCCTGCAGGCGGTGGACTGGCGCGTGGTGGTCTTCACCGGGGCGCTGCTGCCCGTGGGCACGGCCCTGCAGGCGACCGGAGCCGCCCGCGCGCTGGCCGGGGCAGCCCTGGGGGTGGCCGGAGGCGGCGCGCTGGCGGCTCTGGCGACGGTCGTGGTCGTGTCGGTGATCCTCAACCAGGTGATGCCCAGCGTGGCGGCCACCGCGGTCCTGGTCCCGGTGGCGCTGCAGGTGGCGGGGGCGCTCGCGCTCTCCCCCCATGCCCTCGCCATGGCGGTCATCGCGGGGACCGGCACCACCGTCACACCCCTGGGCAACCCCGTGAACCTGATGGTCATGGGCCCGGGCGGCTACCGCATGGCCGACTACCTGAGGGTGGGGCTGCCCCTCGCGGCGGTGCTGACGGTGGTGAGCCTGGCGGTCATCCCGCTGGCCTGGCCCCTGCGCTGA